The genomic segment ATTTTAGGTCATTTATTCCTCTAATAATTAACCTTTTTATTACATAAATAAAATTCATATGACATACCTAGTGATAAAATCTATAGTTGTGTTATATTCTCACATATTTCTATCTATTTCAATTTTTATTTTAATAATATTTTTTCTTTCAATGTCGCTTTTAAATTGCTATAATGGCAATTGCTGCAAGGCTATAGTAATAAACTCTACTTGAAATAGATGTTTTGGACTCGGGGGCGGTACCCGACGTCTCCACCAATATTTTATGGGGACGAAATTAGTATCGACATGCATTAAAAGAAGTAGTTTTGCTCAGGGTGATTCCTGTAAAAGATCACTATTATAATTGCAAACACAAAGTTTGTACCTGCTAATGAAAATCAAGCTTTTGCACTAGCTGCATAAGGCTTAGTATTCATTAAACGCGGTTTGGGATTGCCGGGCAACAGAAAATCCCATATAGCTCAGGGTCAGATAGGTAGTGACAAGGAGTGATGAGCAAAGTGTAGTAGAACCTACATAAGCGAAGAATGACGATGTCAATGCATATCTAAATTATGCTAAACCTAAATTTTTAAATTTGTTATGTACAATAAAGCTAATATTTTTGCAAAAATTATAAAAAAAGAAGTACCTTGTAAAATGGTACATGAGGATGAACATACTTTAATTTTTCATGATATAAATCCATCTGCTCCAATCCATTTATTAGCGATTCCAAAAGGAGAGTTCAGTTCATTTGAGGATTTTGTACAAAAAGCATCTACAGATCAATTTCTATCTTTTTTTGCTTCTATCCAAATGATCACTGATAAACTCAAAATCAACAAATCTGGGTACAGATTAATAACAAATCATGGAAAAGACGCTATGCAAACTGTGGAGCATTTTCATATACATATCATTGCTGGCAAAGCTCTAGGCCCATTAATAACTGCTGATAAGCATCACGCAATAAAATGAAGGCTATTTCATTTAAGAAAAAGCTTAGATATACTATAGAGGCATTTTTCGCCTATTTATTTTACTTTTTTTTTAAATCCTTGAGTATAGAATCTTCATCAAAAATAGGCGCGATTATTGTTGGGTTCTTTAGTAAATTTATTAAAGAAAATAATATTGCCGCACAAAATATAAAAATGTGTTTGCCGCATTTAACAAAAGAACACCGAAAAAAAATACTCATTAATACCTGGAAGCATTTTGGTTCTGTAATAGGTGAAATACCACATTGGTATAAAATGCCTAAAAAAGAGTTTTTGGAAAGAGTAACTATTAAAGGCGAAAAAAACATGCCTCTCTCGAGGGCAATCATCGTTTCTGGGCATATTGGTAATTGGGAATTAATTAGTAGAATAGCAAAAGAATATAATATTAAGTTAAATTTAGTATACAGACCATCGAACAATCCTTACACCAATAATTTAATCAATAAAATAAGGGAGGTTTATAAAATTAACTTAATCCCAAAGGGGAATATAGGTGTAAAAAAAATAATTAATGCACTCAATAATAATGAAGTTGTAGGAATAATGATTGATCAGAGGATGGACGATGGCATCAGTGTGCCTTTTTTTAATAAACATGCTATGACTACCGCACTACCAGCTAATATTGCCTTAAAATACAAAGTGCCGATTATTGCTGTAAATATTATAAAAACAGGCTCTTCAAGATATACCGCTAATTTTTATGAGCCTCTAGAAATACAGGAATTAGACACAAAATATACAATCACAGAAAGAATAAACAAAATACTTGAAAGCTGGATAATTTCTTATCCAGCTCAATGGTTTTGGTTTCATAATAGGTGGAAATAATACAACTTAAAGTATATCTCCTTCTTATTATCCTATTATTATTAGATTCCTTTTTTATTTTTATCTAACATGGCATTTATAATATTGAACAATCTGATTATTTATATTACTTATAACTTAATCTAAATTTATTTAGGAGTAGGTTATATACGATATTGCAATTATAGGCGCTGGTCCTGTCGGTATCTTTAGTATATTTCAAGCAGGAATGCTGGGATTAAAGAGTTGCATAATTGATACGCTTGGCTTTTTAGGTGGTCAGTGTAATGCGCTTTATGCAGAAAAACCTATATATGACATTGCCGGATATCCATCAATAAGTGCAGAAAAGTTAATAGAGAATCTTATAAAACAAGCAGAACCTTTCAAAGCGCAATATTATTTAAATCAACAGTGTAACAGCATAACAAAAAAAGATGGATATTGGGAAATATCAACATCAAAAGGTTTGATAAAAGCGAAAACCATAATTATCGCTGCAGGAGGTGGAACTTTCGAGGTAAGAAAACCCCCTATTGAAAATATTCAGGATTTTGAGGACATTAGCGTCCTTTATCATATAAAAAATAAAAGTACATTTAAAAATAAAACTGTCACTATTGCAGGAGGAGGAGATTCTGCATTGGACTGGGCGGTTATATTAGCAAGTGGTATTGCAAAAAAAGTATATATAGTTCATAGAAGAAATAATTTCAAAGCAGCTCCTAAAACCGTTGAAGAAATAAATAGCCTGACAGAAAATGGTCATATAGAATTAATTACTCCATATCAACTTAGTAAATTAAAAGGAAAAGAAGGTGTGCTACATGAGATAGAAGTTAAAGACCTAGACAATAACATTAAGCTCCTAAAATCAGATTACTTACTTCCTTTTTTTGGAATGGCAATGAATATCGGCCCTATTAATTACTGGAATCTTTCAATAATTAATAAGCACATAGAAGTTAATCCTGAATCAATGCAAACCAATTTAAATGGAATTTATGCAATTGGAGATATATGCACTTATCCTGGTAAATTAAAATTAATATTAACTGGTTTTGCCGAGTCTGCAAGAGCATGTCATAGCGCATATAGCTATATTAATCCAAGTACTCCTTTGCACTTCGAACACTCTACTACCAAAGGATTGCCCAATAACATATGACATATATAATAAATGGAAAACTGATAGCTGAGGAGCTTCTTTCATCTATAAAAAAAGAAGTTAAGGATAAATTTGAAATTATTAAAATGCGTCCAAAAATTGCAACAGTATTAATTGGAAATAACTCTGCAAGTAAAGTGTACGTTAATGCTAAGTTAAAGGCTGCTGAAAATGTAGGTATAAATACAGAATTACTAACGTTTAACGAAGACATAAATAATAAAAAACTGTCTGAAATAATTACCACACTAAATGAGCGATCAGATATTACAGGCATATTAGTGCAATTACCATTGCCAAAACACTTAGATGAGCAAATTGTATTTGAAACTATTAATTATAAAAAAGATGTTGATGCTTTTGGTATTTACAATATAGGACTGTTAAATCACTGGAAATCACAAATTATGCCCTGTACTCCACAAGGCATATTGTTTATCCTAAAAAAATATCTCAAAGATTTATCTGGTAAAAAAGTAGTAATCATTGGTAGATCAATTATTGTGGGACGCCCATTGGCATCGATTTTAATAAGAGAAAATTGTACTGTTACAGTTGTACATTCTAAAACGATAAATATAAAAGAAGAATGTTCGTTAGCTGATATATTGATTGTAGCTACAGGTGTACCTAATTTAATAAAAGCAGATTGGGTCAAAAAAAACTCATTTGTAATTGACGTTGGGATTAGTAGAGTTAATAATAAAATTGTAGGTGATGTTGATTTTGAAAATGTTAAAAATTTTACATCCTTTATTACTCCAGTTCCTGGTGGCATTGGACCACTAACCGTTGCAAATTTACTACTTAATACTTTAAAGCTGTTTTTAATACAAAATAATTTATCTAGCGATGTTGCCTTTATTAAAAACCACAATTGATATAACAAAAAAATTTTTTTTATGTTTTTATAAATCTATTGAAGACACAATAGCGCATGATGGTATAGAACACGCTGGGTATTTATCATTCTTACTTATGCTCTCTATTTTTCCCTTCTTATTCTTTCTTATGGCAACTATGAAATTCATTATTCCCATAAATTTATTAGAACAAATAATATCCTCTCTTTCAGATAATACTGAAATTACATTTGATAATTTAATTTATTTTTTAAAGCCAAGAATTCATGAAATTACTAATGCTCCTCCAAATAGCTTGCTAACTCTTGCTGTATTTACTGCAATTTGGACTGCTTCTTCTATATTTGAAGCAATTAGAACAATTTTAAATAAAGCAAATAGAGTTATTCATCCTCCTTCTTATTTATTTCGGCGCTTTATTAGTATCGTAGAATTTATAGTGTTGATATTTTTAACTATTTTTATAATGTTCTCTTTTGGAATATTCCCTACTTTAAAATCATACTTATCTACCCTATTACATTTAAAAGACTCTCATTATTATCTTATTCTTGAACAAGAAACTAGATTGCTAAGAGATATTATTACTATTTTTTGTGGATTTTTTCTGATTTTATTTCTTTATTTCTTTCTACCTAATAAGAGACAAAATATTTTTAACAACATTCCTGGTACAATTTTAGTACTTCTTTTTTGGAATATATTTACTCGTTTATTTAAGTATTATTTATCTACTTTTTCCCAATTAAATGTAATTTATGGTAGTATTGTTGGTGTTATTATTGCGTTACTTTATTTTTATTTCTGTAGCATTATTTTTATCTTTGGCGCCGAATTTAATTATAACTTTTTTTATAATAAGAAACAAAATGGTTAAACACCTTGCCACTTTTATGTTAGTTATTTGTTAGTTTAATGTTAGTATTTTTTTTGTTAACTTTTATAAAATTTTATTAGTTAATATATTATATTTATTAATAATAACACATTATATATTAACATGCATATTCGCGACTTTTATTAGCTTTAAATGTTAATAAATGTTAAACTAACCAAACTAACAATACATATATAACTAATATAAAGTATTAATTGTAATATATGAAAAAATTATTAATAGAAGAAGTACGAAACAAAAAACCGAATTCTATTCCTATTTGGTTTATGAGACAGGCTGGTAGGTATCTTAAAGAATACAGAGAAGAAAAAGAAAAACATGAATCTTTTTTATCAATGTGCCTAAATAGTGATTCAATGAAAGAGATAACGCTTCAGCCACTTAGAAGATTCAATTTAGATGCGGCAATTATATTTTCAGATATATTGATAGTACCTTTTGCAATGGGATTAGAGTTAAACTTTATAAAAGGAGAAGGTCCAGTATTTTTAGAAAACTACGAAAAAAGAATTGCAAAGATACAAAAAGGAGTAGATACATCAAGTATTTACAAGAAGGTATATGAAGGAATAGAAAAAGTACGTAAGGAAATAGAAATAAATCATAAAGATAAGGCAATAATAGGTTTTGCAGGCTCTCCCTTTACAGTTGCATGCTATGTAATACAAGGAAGAGGATCAAGAGATTTTAACGAGGTAAGGAAATTATATTTTAATGAAAGAGAGAAATTTATAAAAGTAATAGAATTAATTACAGAAGAAACAAAAAGGTATTTAAAAGGACAGATTGATAGAGGAGTGGAGGTAGTTAAATTATTTGATTCATGGGCAGGAATATTAGCAGAGGAGGAATTCGAAGAGTTAGTTATAAGACCAACACGAAATATAGTGGAAGAATTAAGAGATTATAAAAAAGATATAATAATAAACACTTTTCCAAAAGGAGTAGGAGTAAAGTATGAAGATTTTGTCAAAAAAGTAGAAACAGATATAATAGCAATAGATCATACAGTTCCAATAGAATGGGCAAAGGAAAAATTGCAGAAAAGTGCAACAATACAGGGAAATTTAGATAATGTAATATTGACAACCAAATATCCAGATATGAAGAAAAAGGTGATAAAAATATTAGATACTTTTTCAAAGGGAAGGTTTATATTTAACATGGGGCATGGGATGTTACCAGAAAGTAGAGTGGAAAAAGTAGAAGAATTAATAAGTATTGTAAAAGAGTATGAAAGGAAAGGATAAAGAAAAAAATATAGAAACAAGACCACATAATATAGAAGCAGAGCAAAATCTACTAGGTTTATTGTTAAATAATAATGAAAATATGAATAAAATAGGAGATGTTCTTAGGGAAGAACATTTTTATTTACCACTACATGCAAAAATATATCAAGGAATAGGTAAATTAATGGATAAAGGATTAGTTTCTGATCCAATAACGATCAAAAATTATTTTGCCAAAGAAGAAATTTTTAAAGATGCACAAATAAATAGTTATGAGTATTTATTAAAACTGGTAGAGGAATCACAGTTAAGTACAGATATAAGGACGTTAGCAAGAAATATATATGATACTTATTTAAGAAGAAAAATAATAGATATAGGAGAAGAAGGTATATTAAAAGCAAAAGAAGAAAAAATAGAAGAAGGGGGGGAAAATATAATAGAAGCTATGGAGCACGAACTTTATACATTAGCAAGTAGTGGAAATTATGATAATAAAGTATATAGCTTAACAGATTCAATAAAAGGAGCATTAGTAAAAATTGAGAAGTTATTAAAAAGCAAAAGAGAAATAAGTGGAATAGAAACGGGCTATATAGACTTAAATAAATACACAGGAGGTTTTCAAAGTTCAGATTTAATAATAATAGCAGGAAGACCATCAATGGGAAAAACAGCTCTTGCAGTAAATATTATGATAAGGGCGGCAAAATATTTTGTTAAAGAATCTAAGGAACAAGATACAAAAAAGAAATCTATTTGTTTTTTTTCGTTAGAAATGTCAGCAGAGCAATTGGCATCTAGGATATTAGCAATAGAGACAAAAATAGACGGTTCTAAAATAAGAATAGGAAAAGTGAATAAAGGAGAATTTAAAAATTTATCAGAGCAGATTTCTATTCTTAATGAATTACCTATAATCATAGATGATACACCAGCTTTGACAATATCAGCAATTAGAACAAAGGCTAGAAGAATGAAAAGGCAACATAATATTGGATTGTTGGTGATAGATTATTTGCAATTAATAAATAGTACAGGAAGAAATAAGGAAAATAGAGTTCAAGAAATAGCAGAGATTTCGCAGGGACTAAAGGCAATAGCAAAAGAATTAGATATCCCGGTTATTACTGCTTCGCAATTATCAAGAGCGGTGGAATCAAGAGAGGATAAGAGACCACTTCTGTCAGACTTAAGAGAAAGTGGAAATATAGAACAAGATGCAGATATAGTAATGTTTATTTATAGAGAAGAATATTATTTAAGTAGAAAAATACCTTCAACAGATGAGAAAAAATTGATAGAATGGCAAGAAAAAATGGAGAAGGTAGAAAATATAGCAGAAATAATAATAGCAAAGCAAAGAAATGGACCGGTGGGAAATTTTCACTTGAGATATGATAATAAAACAACAGCATTTGATAATTTAGAAAATTGAGTAGGTGTTTATTTTACAATAAATGCACTCACACCTTGTTTTTAGCTAATTAGTATAATATAATCTCTCAGTGCACTAAAATTAGTGTATAGATGTTATCGGTTACTTCTTATTCTTGCGATTAAGAGATTATTGATAATGTTAAATTAATCAACATATTAAAGGTTACAAATGAGACATACAGGTACCGTAAAATGGTATAATTCTACTAAGGGTTATGGTTTTATAACTCCTAAAGATAGCAAAAAAGACGTTTTTGTTCACAGTTCGGCACTTTCTAATTCAGGAATAGATGAGCTTCATGAAAATCAAAAAGTTGAGTACACATTGATAAAGAAGAATGATAAAACTTCTGCTGATAACATTGTAGTTCTTAACGATTAGTCGTTACATTTACTATAGCATCAATATTTTAAATATTTACTACTGAACTTGGTTTGACAGTATAAGTATCTGTTTTTTGAAGTGCATAAGAGTAAATTTCTGATTCAAAGTGGCAAATAGTTATTGCAAAACAATCAGTAGTAATATATAAGAATATATCATTTTTACTAGTTTTTAGGTGTATAAAATTATGACGGAATTAGCGTTAATAGGTGAGGAAAAAAAAGGATCAGGAACTGGTTCTGCGAGAGCGTTAAGAAAAGAAGGAAAGATACCGGCAATAATTTATGGATTTGATGAAAATCACATGATTAGCTTGATTTATAAAGATTTTTTGAAAGAGTATCATAAGGGAAATTTATCATCTAGGCTTTTAGAGGTAAAACTTGGTAAAAAAATTCTAAAAGTTATATCTAGAGAAGTGCAAACAGATCCTGTTACTGATAATCCCATTCATATAGATTTTCAATTAATAAAAGAAAATATTCCAATCAAGGTTTCAGTTAGGGTTAAGGTAATCAATAAAGACAAATCTCCTGGAATAAAAATAGGTGGAATACTCAATATTGTAAGAAAGTATATAAGTTTGAATTGCATACCACAAAATATCCCGGAGTATTTAGAAATTGATATTTCCGGTTTCGAGATCGGAAGAAGCGTCCATATAAGTGATTTGATACTGCCAGAAGGAGTGGTACCAGTTGATAAGGATAACTTTACCGTTTTAACAATTGCAGGAAGAGTTGAAGAAAAAGAAGAAGAGAAGAGAGTGGGTGATGAAGCAACTGAAAATAAAGAACAAAAAGCATAAGTAATTAAATAAATGCAAGTTAAGATAGTAGGAGGAGGCTTAGCTGGTTGTGAAGCCACTTGGCAACTTGCACAAAGAGGAATAGAAGTCACTCTTTACGAGATGAGGGGGATAGAGAGTACGTTTGCGCACAAGACTGATGGTCTAGCGGAATTGGTATGTTCAAATTCTTTGCGTTCTGATGATCCAAAAGTAGCAATTGGGCTGCTTCACCAAGAAATGAGAAAATTAGATTCGTTAATCATGAGTTCTGCAGATACAGCTAAAGTTCCTGCAGGTTCGGCATTGGCGGTAGATAGGGAGCTATTTTCCCATATAATTGAAGAAAAAATAACTAATCACCCTAATATTAATTTAATTAGAGAGAGAGTAGATCGTATTCCTGAGGGAAATGTGATAATTGCGACGGGTCCGCTTACTTCAGAAGTTTTTGCATCTGAAATTTTGAGAATATGTGAAAATGAGGATTTTTTAGCATTTTTTGATGCAATTTCTCCAATAATTTATAAGGACAGTATAAATTTTGATATAGCTTGGTTCCAATCTAGATATGATAAAGGAGATGGAAAAGACTATATTAATTGTCCAATGACGCAAGAGGAATATTATAAATTTGTTGATAACTTAGTTGAAGCAGAAAAGGTGGAATTTAAAGAATGGGAAAAAAACACTCCTTATTTCAATGGATGCCTGCCTATAGAAGTTATGGCAGAAAGGGGGAGGGAAACTTTAAGATTTGGTCCAATGAAGCCAGTTGGGTTAACAAATCCACAAACTGGTTCAAGAGCATATGCAGTAGTTCAACTGAGACAAGACAACAAAGAAGCTACATTATACAATGTTGTTGGGTTTCAAACAAAAATGAAATATGGTGAGCAGCAAAGAATTTTTAAAACAATTCCTGGCTTAGAAAATGCTGAATTTGCAAGGCTTGGAGGCATTCATAGAAATACTTTTATAAATAGTCCTAAGGTGCTTAATGCTAATTTGAGTATCAAAAATAATTCAAAACTAAAATTTGCTGGACAAATAACAGGTGTAGAGGGATATGTAGAAAGTGCTGCTATAGGATTATTGTCAGGTTTATATATGTCATATGAATTAAACAATAAGCCAGCCCCTATTATTAGTAAATATACGGCCTTAGGTGCTTTAGCCAATTATATTACCGATGAATCCCACGCTATAAATTTTCAGCCAATGAACATAAATTTTGGCTTATTTCCTGATATCAATACAAAAAAGGGAGAAAACAAAAAAGCAATACAAGTTGAAAATGCTATGGTTAAATTTAACGAGTGGAAATCAAATAATAGTATCTGATAACTCATGAATATCTTGCTATTTTTAATTCCTCTGGCATTATTTATCGCATTTTTAGGTGTATTAGGTATATTTTGGTCAGTTAAAAATAATCAATATGATGATTTAAAATTAAATAGCGAAAAGATACTTTACGATGAATCAGAAGAATAAGGTGAACGAACCTCTATGAGACTTATACGGGGTTAGTTACGCATAGTACTCTGGAGTTTCAAAAAGCTCTACATTAATGATTAAAAGGATTATACAGAGTAATAAGAAATAATTAATTTTAAAAGCCAAGAAGCTGTATCTCTGTATATAAGCGGTATACAGAAGATTCGTAAAAAACAAAAAAAGAGTAATTTTTGATTAAATAAGTAATTCGATTGGAGCCAGAAAAACGACCGTTATTCTGATTAGAAGAAAATATAAGATATTTATATTGGAACTCCAGAGCGCTATGCGTAACTAACCACATCTTTGGATATATCATATGTTTTTAAAATCTTCTGAACAGTACCAGTACCTATATTTAACTTTTTTGCTATCTTTAACATAGACATACCACCAGCTCTTAAGCTTAATACATCTTGAACTTTTTCTTCAAATATTATCGGTCTACCTAATTTAGTGCCACTTATACCGGTATCTATATAATATTTATAGATATCCCAATTAGATTTCTGAGCTACTCTTTCCAGTTGTAATTTTTGATTCTCAGTAATTTGATCATTTTTTGAAACTCTCAAATAAAATGCAGTAATTTTATTTTTAGAAGTTTGATTACTATTCTTCTTATACTGCGCTTTGGCCATTATATACTAAGCTTTAAATCTTTATAGAATCCTTCATGAGTTCCTAAAGATAGTAAATTATAGTGTGTGTCATAATTATAAGCTAATAACGTTATCTGATTAATCATATTAAATTTATAAACCTTAACGCCATATAAATCCCCTTTTTTAGCTGAACCAATATGTGGATTTTTTAATATTTCTCTAACAGCTTCATCTAACTCTTTTTTCTAATTTGTATATAATTTTTGACAATATGTGTAGCAATTATCAGTTTAATGTGCCATAATGGTATAGAATTAATAGCTATAGTTGTGTTATGAGCAATTATGAAAAAGCAGGTTATACAACGCAACATATAAGTGACAGTGCTGATGGAGAGTGCATCGAAGGTCAATCGCCTGATGATAAAATAGAGAAGGAGACCACTATACACGTTGAAGCTAACAATGAATATTTCAATAGAGATGCCAGAGAGATATTTTGTACAAATGAAGATGAGATATTATCTATTATTTATGAGAGGTCTAATGAGGATGGCATACTAGGCTCGCTAGATTTAATGCTCTATTTGTCTAGTAATGGCAGTAACCATGGTGAAAATCTAGACCAGAACTTTGGGGATGAAGAATCAAATAGGGGCGATTATTTAGATGGTAACGACAGGGTCGTAAATGAGGACGATTATTTAGATAGTAACAACAACGAGGAGGGAACCACACTCTATGGCTGTTTCTCTAGTATCTGCGCTTTATTTAGTAGTCAATAACATAAGCCTGCCTCTCTTATTGCTGAACTCATCACTGTTTATAATATGTTTTAACTGCTCGGGGGTTACTAAAATTTGATTTCCCTTATTTCTTTTTATTTGGTCGTCTGGAAAATTTGATTTAATTCTAGCATTCAATGTGTGTTTT from the Candidatus Bandiella numerosa genome contains:
- a CDS encoding HIT domain-containing protein, giving the protein MYNKANIFAKIIKKEVPCKMVHEDEHTLIFHDINPSAPIHLLAIPKGEFSSFEDFVQKASTDQFLSFFASIQMITDKLKINKSGYRLITNHGKDAMQTVEHFHIHIIAGKALGPLITADKHHAIK
- a CDS encoding lysophospholipid acyltransferase family protein; the protein is MKAISFKKKLRYTIEAFFAYLFYFFFKSLSIESSSKIGAIIVGFFSKFIKENNIAAQNIKMCLPHLTKEHRKKILINTWKHFGSVIGEIPHWYKMPKKEFLERVTIKGEKNMPLSRAIIVSGHIGNWELISRIAKEYNIKLNLVYRPSNNPYTNNLINKIREVYKINLIPKGNIGVKKIINALNNNEVVGIMIDQRMDDGISVPFFNKHAMTTALPANIALKYKVPIIAVNIIKTGSSRYTANFYEPLEIQELDTKYTITERINKILESWIISYPAQWFWFHNRWK
- a CDS encoding NAD(P)/FAD-dependent oxidoreductase; translated protein: MYDIAIIGAGPVGIFSIFQAGMLGLKSCIIDTLGFLGGQCNALYAEKPIYDIAGYPSISAEKLIENLIKQAEPFKAQYYLNQQCNSITKKDGYWEISTSKGLIKAKTIIIAAGGGTFEVRKPPIENIQDFEDISVLYHIKNKSTFKNKTVTIAGGGDSALDWAVILASGIAKKVYIVHRRNNFKAAPKTVEEINSLTENGHIELITPYQLSKLKGKEGVLHEIEVKDLDNNIKLLKSDYLLPFFGMAMNIGPINYWNLSIINKHIEVNPESMQTNLNGIYAIGDICTYPGKLKLILTGFAESARACHSAYSYINPSTPLHFEHSTTKGLPNNI
- a CDS encoding bifunctional 5,10-methylenetetrahydrofolate dehydrogenase/5,10-methenyltetrahydrofolate cyclohydrolase; translated protein: MTYIINGKLIAEELLSSIKKEVKDKFEIIKMRPKIATVLIGNNSASKVYVNAKLKAAENVGINTELLTFNEDINNKKLSEIITTLNERSDITGILVQLPLPKHLDEQIVFETINYKKDVDAFGIYNIGLLNHWKSQIMPCTPQGILFILKKYLKDLSGKKVVIIGRSIIVGRPLASILIRENCTVTVVHSKTINIKEECSLADILIVATGVPNLIKADWVKKNSFVIDVGISRVNNKIVGDVDFENVKNFTSFITPVPGGIGPLTVANLLLNTLKLFLIQNNLSSDVAFIKNHN
- a CDS encoding YihY/virulence factor BrkB family protein translates to MLPLLKTTIDITKKFFLCFYKSIEDTIAHDGIEHAGYLSFLLMLSIFPFLFFLMATMKFIIPINLLEQIISSLSDNTEITFDNLIYFLKPRIHEITNAPPNSLLTLAVFTAIWTASSIFEAIRTILNKANRVIHPPSYLFRRFISIVEFIVLIFLTIFIMFSFGIFPTLKSYLSTLLHLKDSHYYLILEQETRLLRDIITIFCGFFLILFLYFFLPNKRQNIFNNIPGTILVLLFWNIFTRLFKYYLSTFSQLNVIYGSIVGVIIALLYFYFCSIIFIFGAEFNYNFFYNKKQNG
- the hemE gene encoding uroporphyrinogen decarboxylase; the protein is MKKLLIEEVRNKKPNSIPIWFMRQAGRYLKEYREEKEKHESFLSMCLNSDSMKEITLQPLRRFNLDAAIIFSDILIVPFAMGLELNFIKGEGPVFLENYEKRIAKIQKGVDTSSIYKKVYEGIEKVRKEIEINHKDKAIIGFAGSPFTVACYVIQGRGSRDFNEVRKLYFNEREKFIKVIELITEETKRYLKGQIDRGVEVVKLFDSWAGILAEEEFEELVIRPTRNIVEELRDYKKDIIINTFPKGVGVKYEDFVKKVETDIIAIDHTVPIEWAKEKLQKSATIQGNLDNVILTTKYPDMKKKVIKILDTFSKGRFIFNMGHGMLPESRVEKVEELISIVKEYERKG
- a CDS encoding replicative DNA helicase, with product MKGKDKEKNIETRPHNIEAEQNLLGLLLNNNENMNKIGDVLREEHFYLPLHAKIYQGIGKLMDKGLVSDPITIKNYFAKEEIFKDAQINSYEYLLKLVEESQLSTDIRTLARNIYDTYLRRKIIDIGEEGILKAKEEKIEEGGENIIEAMEHELYTLASSGNYDNKVYSLTDSIKGALVKIEKLLKSKREISGIETGYIDLNKYTGGFQSSDLIIIAGRPSMGKTALAVNIMIRAAKYFVKESKEQDTKKKSICFFSLEMSAEQLASRILAIETKIDGSKIRIGKVNKGEFKNLSEQISILNELPIIIDDTPALTISAIRTKARRMKRQHNIGLLVIDYLQLINSTGRNKENRVQEIAEISQGLKAIAKELDIPVITASQLSRAVESREDKRPLLSDLRESGNIEQDADIVMFIYREEYYLSRKIPSTDEKKLIEWQEKMEKVENIAEIIIAKQRNGPVGNFHLRYDNKTTAFDNLEN
- a CDS encoding cold-shock protein; this translates as MRHTGTVKWYNSTKGYGFITPKDSKKDVFVHSSALSNSGIDELHENQKVEYTLIKKNDKTSADNIVVLND
- a CDS encoding 50S ribosomal protein L25/general stress protein Ctc; this encodes MTELALIGEEKKGSGTGSARALRKEGKIPAIIYGFDENHMISLIYKDFLKEYHKGNLSSRLLEVKLGKKILKVISREVQTDPVTDNPIHIDFQLIKENIPIKVSVRVKVINKDKSPGIKIGGILNIVRKYISLNCIPQNIPEYLEIDISGFEIGRSVHISDLILPEGVVPVDKDNFTVLTIAGRVEEKEEEKRVGDEATENKEQKA
- the trmFO gene encoding methylenetetrahydrofolate--tRNA-(uracil(54)-C(5))-methyltransferase (FADH(2)-oxidizing) TrmFO, whose amino-acid sequence is MQVKIVGGGLAGCEATWQLAQRGIEVTLYEMRGIESTFAHKTDGLAELVCSNSLRSDDPKVAIGLLHQEMRKLDSLIMSSADTAKVPAGSALAVDRELFSHIIEEKITNHPNINLIRERVDRIPEGNVIIATGPLTSEVFASEILRICENEDFLAFFDAISPIIYKDSINFDIAWFQSRYDKGDGKDYINCPMTQEEYYKFVDNLVEAEKVEFKEWEKNTPYFNGCLPIEVMAERGRETLRFGPMKPVGLTNPQTGSRAYAVVQLRQDNKEATLYNVVGFQTKMKYGEQQRIFKTIPGLENAEFARLGGIHRNTFINSPKVLNANLSIKNNSKLKFAGQITGVEGYVESAAIGLLSGLYMSYELNNKPAPIISKYTALGALANYITDESHAINFQPMNINFGLFPDINTKKGENKKAIQVENAMVKFNEWKSNNSI
- the ccoS gene encoding cbb3-type cytochrome oxidase assembly protein CcoS, encoding MNILLFLIPLALFIAFLGVLGIFWSVKNNQYDDLKLNSEKILYDESEE
- a CDS encoding recombinase family protein, which gives rise to MAKAQYKKNSNQTSKNKITAFYLRVSKNDQITENQKLQLERVAQKSNWDIYKYYIDTGISGTKLGRPIIFEEKVQDVLSLRAGGMSMLKIAKKLNIGTGTVQKILKTYDISKDVVSYA